The genomic region TTTGAGGCGGTCAAATACGCTGGTTGCCAGCGTAGAAGTCTGGCTGCCGCCGTGCAGCTTCAGGCGTACCGTCCGGTCGGGCACAGTCACTTGGGTCCGGTTCGGTTTTGTGCCGGCCGAGTCCTTGCGCGTGCCATTCAGACGTGCCGAAAGGCCCCGTGCTATTTCCGGTCCGAATGCTACCGACGATGTAGAATTGTAGGCCGTACGGTCATCCAGCGGCTGGGCCAACTGAAAAATATTAACCCGCAGTGGAGTAGCCGACGAACCATACACCTCGTCAAACGGCATCTCCAACACGAGTGAGTCCAGGATGGCGTTCGGCGCAACAACCGTTTCAGTTCGCTTCACCTCAGTTGGAAGAGAGTCTATGGCCAAAGGCCGCAGCTTCAGGTTCAGGAAAGCCGTGGCGGCCGTAGAGCCCAGCACGTTTTCGCGCACTCTGCCTACCAGAAACCGGTCGGCTTTCTGGGTTTCGGTGGAGTCGCGCAGCACGGTGGAAGCCGTTACGGGAAAGTCGCGGTATTGGGTGTCGGCGTTGGCGGTGCCAGGTAGTTCCACGCCCAGATCGTTGGCGTCTTCGCAACTGGCGGCCGTAAACAGCAGCGTTGCGGAAAGTAGGGAAACCGACGCAAGCCGGCAGGCACTAGTTGGCCAATTCATTATAAAGTGCGTAGTAAGAGGTCAGTAGGTTTTCGTCGGCTCCTACCTGCCCGATCTGTTTGTTCTTCTTGTTCTGCGAGTATTCGGTGAAGATGGCGTTCAGGTTGTCGCTGAAGTTCTCATCCGATTTCACGATGGAGTCGGCGTATTCCATGCCGATTTTGATGAAGCCACCAAAGTCCGCCGTCTTCAAACCCGCCAGCATGTCATCATCGATATCCAGCATTTTAGCTTTTTCGATGATATCGCCGCCAAATTTGTGGTCGAATTCGTTGTTGTAAATCGTGAACACCGATTTGGCATCCTTGAAAATCGGGTCCTTCTTGTAGGTCGTTTTCAGGTACATCGGAATCAGACCCGTCATCCAGTCGTTGCAGTGAACGATGTCGGGAGCCCACCCTAACTTTTTTACCGTTTCCAGCACCCCTTTGCAGAAGAAAATAGCCCGCTCGTCATTGTCGGCGTGGAACTTGTCGTTCTTGTCAACCAATACCGACTTGCGGTGGAAATAGTCTTCATTATCAATGAAGTACACCTGCAGTTTGGCGTTCGGAATGGAAGCTACTTTGATAATCAGCGGTTTCTCATCTTCGCCCACAGCAATGTTGATACCTGAGAGGCGTACTACTTCGTGGAGCCGGTTTTTCCGCTCGTTGATGATGCCGAAGCGGGGAACGAAAATGCGGATTTCCATCCCCATTTCCTGCATGCCCTGAGGCAGGCGCCGCAAAAATTCCGCTACTTTGGTGGTCTGCAAAAACGGATCAATCTCCGTAGCCGCGTAGAGGATTCTCAACTTGGACATATCAGTCAGAAAAGGGTAGTTGGGGAAAGGCAACACGTTGGGGAGCACAAAATTAAACAAATTTGGGCGAAAATTCAACTAAACCCCTCTGGAGCCTGTCCAACAAGGCTACTACATCTATGGAGATACTGCACACGGCTGCCGCGTTGCATGCGTACACAGAAAATTGCCGGCGCGCCGGCCAACGCCTGGCCCTGGTGCCTACTATGGGCGCGCTTCATGCCGGCCATCTGCAGCTGGTGGAAGCTGCCGCCGAGGCCTGCGACGTGGTGATAGTCAGCATTTTTGTGAACCCCACACAGTTCAACAATCCTGACGACTTTCGGCTCTACCCGCGCCTGCCCGAGGCCGATGCGGCCCTGCTGGGCCCGGCGGGCTGCACAGTACTGTTTCTGCCCTCGGTGGAAGAAATGTACCCGCAGCCCTCGGTGCTGCACTTCGACTTCGGGCCGCTGGAGCGGGTGATGGAAGGTGCGCACCGGCCCGGCCACTTCAACGGCGTGGCTACGGTGGTGAGCAAGCTGTTCCATATGTGCCGGCCGCATCAGGCCTACTTCGGCCAGAAAGACTGGCAACAGGTGGCCGTGGTGCAGCAGCTGGTGCAGGATCTGTCATTTGATCTGGAGCTGGTGTCATTCCCGACCGTGCGTGAGCCGGATGGGCTGGCTATGTCCTCGCGCAACCGGCGGCTGTCGGCGGAGGCGCGGGCGGTGGCGCCGCGCCTGTATGAGGCGCTGGAGCAGGCGGCCGCCGCGGTGCGGAGTGGCCTAGCGCCGGCGCAGGTGCAGCAGCAGGCCGCCGCCTACATTGCGGCTGAGCCCGCCTTCACACTGGAGTATTTTGAAGTGGCCGATGCCCAGACGTTGCAGCCGGTAGCAACCCGGGAGCCCGGCCGCGCGGTGGTGCTGTGCCTGGCCGCGCACCTGGGAGGCGTGCGCCTGATTGACAACGTGGTGGTGCGGTAAGGCAGCTGAAGGAATGCCAGACGATGCACTCCTGCGTATCTTTGCGGTCCTATTCGCCAATTGCTTTTTTTCATGCACATCGAGGTTCTCAAATCGAAGATTCACCGCGTTAAGGTTACGCAGGCCGAGCTGCACTATGTAGGCAGCATCACCATCGACGAAGACCTGTTGGATGCGGCCAACATGGTGGAAAACGAGAAGGTCACCATTGTCAATATCAACAATGGCGAGCGGTTCGAAACGTACACCATCAAGGGCGAGCGGGGCTCGGGCATGATCTGCCTGAACGGCCCGGCGGCCCGCCGCGTAGCCGTGGGCGACATCGTCATCATCATCTCCTACGGCCTCATCGACTTCGCCGAAGCGCGGGCGCACCAGCCCACCATTATCTTCCCGGATCAGCACAACCGGCTGGTTTAACGGCTGAAAAGCTGCTGTATTGAATGGCGGGTCGTTCTAGAGGCTTTTAGAACGACCCGCCATTTAGCCGTTAAGCACTTCAATCATTTAGTTAGTGAAGCAACTTCTAAACATCCTCAAATACGCATTACTACTGTCCGTTTCGGGGCTGCTGATGTGGTACGCCGTGCGCGGCCAGGACCTGAGCCGCATCGTGGATACGGTGCGCGGCGCCAACTACTGGTGGCTGATGCTCACGATGGTGCTGTCGGTGCTGGGCTACCTGAGCCGGGCCTACCGCTGGAAGATGCAGCTCGACCCCACCGTAACCGGCCCGAAACCGGCTTTCTGGGACGTATACCACGCCATGATGGTGGGCAACCTGGCCAATATGGTGCTGCCCGGGCGGGTGGGCGAGGTAGTGCGCTGCTCGCTGCTGCAACGCACCAGCAAGGTGCCGGTGCAGGTCTCGCTGGGCACGGTTATTACCGAGCGGGTCATCGACGTGCTGGTGCTGCTGGGGTTGCTGACCACGGTGCTGCTCCTGGATTTCAAGACCTTCTGGGGTTTTGCCGATACCTACCTGCTGCAGGGCAAGGCCGATGCGCTGGCCCGCAACCGCAACGCGCTGGTAGCTGCCGCCGTGGTAGCGCTGCTGGCTTTGCTGATTTCGGGCTACCTGCTGTGGCGCAACCTGGAGCGCCTGCGCCAGAATACTGTATTCAACAAGATGCTCGGCTTCGTGAAAGGCCTGCTGGCCGGTGTGTTCAGCATCGTACGCATGGAAAATAAGGGGACCTTTCTGCTGCACACCTTCTTCACCTGGCTGGTGTACTACCTGATGGATTACCTGGCCTTTTTCGCCTTCCCCGAAACCTACGACCTGGGCATGCGGGCCGCGCTGGCGGTGCTGACGTTCGGAGCATTTGGGATGGCCGCGCCGGTGCAGGGCGGCATCGGGGTGTTCCATCTGCTGGTGCAGAGCACGCTGCTGGTGTATGGCATCAGCAAGGAAGGCGGCATTGCCTACGCGCTGGTGGTGCACGGCGCCCAGACGCTGCTGGTGGTGCTGATGGGCGGCATCAGCTTCCTGCTGAGCATGATGAAATCGGGGCAGCTGGCGCGCCGTGGCGTGGCGCTGCCTCTCGAAACCACTGAACTACCTGCTGATGTGGAGCAAAGATAAAATCCTGACCCGCGCCCAGCTGCTGCCGGTAGTGGCGGCCTGGAAAGCCGAAGGCCAGCGCGTAGTATTTACCAATGGCTGCTTCGACCTGCTGCACCTGGGCCACGTGGACTACCTGGAGAAGGCGCGCCACCTCGGCGACAAGCTGGTGCTCGGCCTCAACACCGACGCTTCCGTCAGCCGGCTCAAGCCGGGCCGGCCGCTGCAGGACGAAATGGCACGGGCCCGGATTCTGGCGTCGCTTTTGTTTGTGGATGCCGTAGTGCTCTTCGACGAGCAAACCCCGCTGGCGCTGATTGAAGCCGTGCTGCCCGACATTCTGGTGAAAGGCGACGACTACCCCATCAGTGGAATTGTAGGCCACGAAGTGGTGTTGCAACATGGCGGGCAGGTGCTCACCGTGCCGCTGGTGGCCGGCTACAGCACCTCGCGCATCGTCGAGCGAATTCTGACGGGGGCTTAGCGGCCGGGTTCTGGTGGATTTTGGTGAAGGCGCAGGCCTTGCAACCGTCAGAATGGCAGTCAGCTACCGTCTTTCACTTCCTTCCACCATCCTCATTTTGATGTACAGTATGAATCCGGCCTATATCATCGTTTTGCTCACCATGCTGGCCAGCTGGCTGATTCAGCGCCGCCTGAAAAGCAAGTTCGAGCAGTACTCGCAGGTAGGCCTGCGCAATGGCCTTTCCGGCCGGCAGATTGCCGAGCTGATGCTGGCTGACCACGGCATCACCGACGTGCGCGTCATCAGCACCGAGGGTCGCCTGACCGACCACTACAACCCCGCCGACAAAACCGTGAACCTGAGCGAAGCGGTGTTTGCGGAGCGCAGTGCCGCTGCTGCCGCCGTAGCGGCCCACGAGTGCGGCCACGCCGTGCAGCACGCCACCGCCTACAGCGCCTTGCAGTTCCGCTCGGCCATGGTGCCGGCCCTGAGCGCCGTGTCCAAGTTTATGCCCATTCTGTTGTTTGTGGGCGTGATTATGCTGCGCACCACGCCGCTTCCCTTGGGCATCGGGGTGGCGTTCTTCGCACTCACTACGCTGTTCAGCTTCGTGACGCTGCCGGTGGAATTCGACGCCTCCAAGCGGGCCCTGGCCTGGATGGACAAGCGCAACGTCGTGACGCCGCAGGAGCACGTAATGGCCAAAGACGCCCTGAAATGGGCGGCCATGACCTACGTGGTAGCGGCGCTGGGCTCTATGGCTACGCTGTTTTACTACGCCACCTTGCTCATGGGCCGCCGCCGCTAGCAGCGGCGGCGCTACCAAACAAAATAGCGGGTCTGTAGCTTTTCAGGCTGGATTCCGGTAAAAAATCCGGGCCAGCCACCGAATCTGCCGAATCTGCGCTTTAATTTTGAGGACAGTTTGGCTGCTGTGCAGCTAATACGCTCTGACGTTTTCCCCATCCCACCCCCTCCCTTTACCGCATGGATTTCCAGCTCACCGAAGAACAACTCGCCGTGCAGGCGGCCGCCCGTGACTTTGCTCAGAACGAACTCTGGGCTGGTGTAATTGAGCGCGACGAACACCAGAAGTTTCCTGCCGAGCAGATCAAGAAGATGGGCGAGCTGGGCTTCATGGGCATGATGGTGAGCCCCGAGTACGGCGGCGGCGGCATGGACACCGTGAGCTACGTGCTGGCCATGGAGGAAATCAGCAAAGTGGATGCTTCCTGCTCCGTTATCATGAGCGTGAACAACTCGCTGGTGTGCTGGGGCCTTGAGAAATATGGCAACGAGGAGCAGAAGCGCAAGTACCTGCCCGGCCTGACGTCCGGCGAAATCATCGGTGCTTTTGCCCTGAGCGAGCCGGAAGCTGGTTCCGACGCCACCAGCCAGCGCACCACTGCCGAAGACAAAGGTGACTACTACCTGCTCAACGGCACCAAAAACTGGATTACCAACGGCACCACGGCCTCCGTGTACCTCGTAGTAGCCCAGACTAACCCTGAGCTCAAGCACCGCGGCATCAACGTGCTGATTGTGGAGAAGGGCATGGAAGGCTTCCAGACCGCTCCCAAGGAAAACAAGCTCGGTATCCGCGGCTCCGATACTTGCTCGCTGCTGTTCACCGACGTGAAAGTGCCCAAGGAAAACCGCATCGGCGAGGATGGCTTCGGCTTCAAGTTCGCTATGCAGGTGCTGGCCGGCGGCCGGATCGGTATTGCGGCGCAGGCACTCGGCATTGCATCGGGTGCGTACGAGCTGTCGTTGAAGTACTCGAAAGAGCGCAAGGCATTCGGTGTGCCGATTTCGCAGCACCAAGCCATCCAGTTCAAGCTGGCCGATATGGCCACCAACATCGACGCCGCCCGCCTGCTGTGCCTGCAGTCGGCCCACGACAAGGATGCCCACCAGGACTACGCCAAGTCGGGCGCTATGGCCAAGCTGTTTGCCTCCAAGGTG from Hymenobacter canadensis harbors:
- a CDS encoding glycogen/starch synthase; amino-acid sequence: MSKLRILYAATEIDPFLQTTKVAEFLRRLPQGMQEMGMEIRIFVPRFGIINERKNRLHEVVRLSGINIAVGEDEKPLIIKVASIPNAKLQVYFIDNEDYFHRKSVLVDKNDKFHADNDERAIFFCKGVLETVKKLGWAPDIVHCNDWMTGLIPMYLKTTYKKDPIFKDAKSVFTIYNNEFDHKFGGDIIEKAKMLDIDDDMLAGLKTADFGGFIKIGMEYADSIVKSDENFSDNLNAIFTEYSQNKKNKQIGQVGADENLLTSYYALYNELAN
- the panC gene encoding pantoate--beta-alanine ligase, whose product is MEILHTAAALHAYTENCRRAGQRLALVPTMGALHAGHLQLVEAAAEACDVVIVSIFVNPTQFNNPDDFRLYPRLPEADAALLGPAGCTVLFLPSVEEMYPQPSVLHFDFGPLERVMEGAHRPGHFNGVATVVSKLFHMCRPHQAYFGQKDWQQVAVVQQLVQDLSFDLELVSFPTVREPDGLAMSSRNRRLSAEARAVAPRLYEALEQAAAAVRSGLAPAQVQQQAAAYIAAEPAFTLEYFEVADAQTLQPVATREPGRAVVLCLAAHLGGVRLIDNVVVR
- the panD gene encoding aspartate 1-decarboxylase, translated to MHIEVLKSKIHRVKVTQAELHYVGSITIDEDLLDAANMVENEKVTIVNINNGERFETYTIKGERGSGMICLNGPAARRVAVGDIVIIISYGLIDFAEARAHQPTIIFPDQHNRLV
- a CDS encoding lysylphosphatidylglycerol synthase transmembrane domain-containing protein, yielding MKQLLNILKYALLLSVSGLLMWYAVRGQDLSRIVDTVRGANYWWLMLTMVLSVLGYLSRAYRWKMQLDPTVTGPKPAFWDVYHAMMVGNLANMVLPGRVGEVVRCSLLQRTSKVPVQVSLGTVITERVIDVLVLLGLLTTVLLLDFKTFWGFADTYLLQGKADALARNRNALVAAAVVALLALLISGYLLWRNLERLRQNTVFNKMLGFVKGLLAGVFSIVRMENKGTFLLHTFFTWLVYYLMDYLAFFAFPETYDLGMRAALAVLTFGAFGMAAPVQGGIGVFHLLVQSTLLVYGISKEGGIAYALVVHGAQTLLVVLMGGISFLLSMMKSGQLARRGVALPLETTELPADVEQR
- the rfaE2 gene encoding D-glycero-beta-D-manno-heptose 1-phosphate adenylyltransferase, with the protein product MWSKDKILTRAQLLPVVAAWKAEGQRVVFTNGCFDLLHLGHVDYLEKARHLGDKLVLGLNTDASVSRLKPGRPLQDEMARARILASLLFVDAVVLFDEQTPLALIEAVLPDILVKGDDYPISGIVGHEVVLQHGGQVLTVPLVAGYSTSRIVERILTGA
- a CDS encoding zinc metallopeptidase, which encodes MNPAYIIVLLTMLASWLIQRRLKSKFEQYSQVGLRNGLSGRQIAELMLADHGITDVRVISTEGRLTDHYNPADKTVNLSEAVFAERSAAAAAVAAHECGHAVQHATAYSALQFRSAMVPALSAVSKFMPILLFVGVIMLRTTPLPLGIGVAFFALTTLFSFVTLPVEFDASKRALAWMDKRNVVTPQEHVMAKDALKWAAMTYVVAALGSMATLFYYATLLMGRRR
- a CDS encoding acyl-CoA dehydrogenase family protein, giving the protein MDFQLTEEQLAVQAAARDFAQNELWAGVIERDEHQKFPAEQIKKMGELGFMGMMVSPEYGGGGMDTVSYVLAMEEISKVDASCSVIMSVNNSLVCWGLEKYGNEEQKRKYLPGLTSGEIIGAFALSEPEAGSDATSQRTTAEDKGDYYLLNGTKNWITNGTTASVYLVVAQTNPELKHRGINVLIVEKGMEGFQTAPKENKLGIRGSDTCSLLFTDVKVPKENRIGEDGFGFKFAMQVLAGGRIGIAAQALGIASGAYELSLKYSKERKAFGVPISQHQAIQFKLADMATNIDAARLLCLQSAHDKDAHQDYAKSGAMAKLFASKVAMDTAVEAVQIHGGYGFVKEYHVERMMRDAKITQIYEGTSEIQKIVISREILK